The following proteins are co-located in the Pseudoroseomonas cervicalis genome:
- a CDS encoding ParA family protein — translation MDGDALRRLRQQLRLSQSELKEALNTALGRSYDKPRISRWENGREPIPEEVARSIAALADARPRHARILVLANQKGGVGKTTSALNLACGLARQGERVLLVDLDPQATASVALLAAGHVEAWRQGRTMAHVILRDQPVEQAILGHDDPLLAGRAPFDLAPSHIELAETDGRREPGFDVALREALEAVRGRYDTILIDAPPNLGMLTVMGLAAADAVIIPVRTEPYDSMGVGLILSTIGKVQRRLNPALRLAGILPTQYGARKSVDREVLEQLVAIMQGRAPVLEPVPSSAIFGHAARNGRIALEASPGAAAVAVYARLAAALAGGTALPEARLTPMEESA, via the coding sequence ATGGACGGGGACGCGCTGCGCAGGCTGCGCCAGCAGCTGAGGCTGAGCCAGTCGGAGCTGAAGGAGGCGCTGAACACGGCGCTCGGCCGCAGCTATGACAAGCCGCGCATCTCGCGCTGGGAGAATGGGCGCGAGCCGATCCCGGAGGAGGTGGCGCGCAGCATCGCCGCCCTGGCGGATGCCAGGCCGCGCCATGCCCGCATCCTGGTGCTGGCCAACCAGAAGGGCGGCGTCGGCAAAACGACGTCGGCGCTGAACCTGGCCTGCGGCCTGGCCCGGCAGGGGGAGCGCGTGCTGCTGGTCGATCTCGACCCGCAGGCCACCGCCTCGGTCGCGCTGCTGGCCGCCGGCCATGTCGAGGCCTGGCGCCAGGGCCGCACCATGGCCCATGTCATCCTGCGCGACCAGCCGGTGGAGCAGGCCATCCTCGGCCATGACGACCCGCTGCTGGCCGGCCGCGCCCCCTTCGACCTGGCGCCGAGCCATATCGAGCTGGCCGAGACCGATGGGCGGCGCGAGCCCGGCTTCGATGTCGCGCTGCGCGAGGCGCTGGAGGCGGTGCGCGGCCGCTACGACACCATCCTGATCGACGCGCCGCCCAATCTCGGCATGCTGACGGTGATGGGGCTGGCGGCGGCGGATGCCGTCATCATCCCGGTGCGCACCGAACCCTATGACAGCATGGGCGTCGGCCTGATCCTGTCGACCATCGGCAAGGTGCAGCGGCGGCTGAACCCGGCGCTGCGGCTGGCCGGCATCCTGCCGACGCAGTATGGCGCCCGCAAATCGGTCGATCGCGAGGTGCTGGAGCAGCTGGTCGCCATCATGCAGGGCCGCGCCCCGGTGCTGGAGCCGGTGCCCTCCTCCGCCATTTTCGGCCATGCCGCGCGCAATGGCCGCATCGCGCTCGAAGCCTCGCCCGGCGCCGCGGCGGTCGCCGTCTATGCCCGGCTGGCCGCGGCGCTGGCGGGCGGCACCGCCCTGCCCGAGGCCCGCCTGACGCCCATGGAGGAAAGCGCATGA
- a CDS encoding ParB/RepB/Spo0J family partition protein yields MSRARNRPASPVLGAAMSVIGAAAEGLVPQDSRFRHSFEAPLERIHPDPDQPRKHFDAAEIAALAATMAAEGQLQPVLLRRHPERRGEWILVAGERRYRAAKHNGWSSLLAIEHEGDAALAALLENLQRQDLTPEEEARGLQRLLATRGMTQVAAASLLGRSTAEISATLRLLTLPEDFLSRAVTLPRNLLVELARLEDGPLREKLLRQAEAGTLTVRGLRAARSAPALPALSSEPASGRPSTARLGAALFDRMEAALEQRHAEETPLSAAERRRLLALRAQIEALLEA; encoded by the coding sequence ATGAGCCGCGCCCGCAACCGTCCCGCCTCCCCCGTGCTGGGTGCCGCCATGTCGGTGATCGGCGCCGCGGCCGAGGGGCTGGTGCCGCAGGACAGCCGCTTCCGCCACAGTTTCGAGGCGCCGCTGGAGCGCATCCACCCCGACCCCGACCAGCCGCGCAAGCATTTCGACGCGGCGGAGATCGCGGCGCTGGCCGCCACCATGGCGGCCGAGGGCCAGCTGCAGCCGGTGCTGCTGCGCCGCCATCCCGAGCGGCGCGGCGAATGGATCCTGGTCGCCGGCGAGCGCCGCTACCGCGCGGCGAAGCACAATGGCTGGTCCAGCCTGCTGGCCATCGAGCATGAAGGCGATGCCGCGCTCGCCGCCCTGCTGGAAAACCTGCAGCGCCAGGATCTGACGCCGGAGGAGGAGGCGCGGGGCCTGCAGCGCCTGCTCGCGACACGCGGCATGACCCAGGTCGCGGCGGCCTCGCTGCTCGGCCGCAGCACCGCCGAGATCAGCGCGACGCTGCGCCTGCTGACCCTGCCGGAGGACTTCCTGTCCCGCGCCGTCACCCTGCCGCGCAACCTGCTGGTGGAGCTGGCGCGGCTGGAGGACGGACCGCTGCGGGAGAAGCTGCTACGCCAGGCGGAGGCCGGGACGCTGACGGTGCGCGGCCTGCGCGCCGCGCGCAGCGCCCCTGCCCTGCCCGCGCTGTCGTCCGAGCCTGCTTCCGGGCGCCCGTCGACCGCCCGCCTCGGCGCCGCCCTGTTCGACCGGATGGAGGCGGCGCTGGAGCAGCGCCATGCCGAGGAGACCCCGCTCAGCGCCGCCGAGCGGCGGCGCCTGCTGGCGCTCAGGGCGCAGATCGAGGCGCTGCTCGAAGCCTGA
- a CDS encoding Hsp20/alpha crystallin family protein, with the protein MAAHRLFTDSALPGLARRLGQTLPPPDPAALRGALQAALHRQGGSALAPRRPRHAWLATTEGWQLRVELPGVAPAAVQLACAGGRLLLLTSGPCPFAAEIPLPAAAAPDSLRWHCAHGLLEAALARRGAEELP; encoded by the coding sequence ATGGCCGCGCATCGTCTTTTCACCGACAGCGCCCTGCCCGGCCTCGCCCGGCGCCTGGGCCAGACCCTGCCGCCGCCCGACCCCGCCGCGCTGCGCGGCGCGCTGCAGGCGGCGCTGCACCGCCAGGGCGGCAGCGCCCTCGCCCCGCGCCGGCCGCGCCATGCCTGGCTGGCCACGACAGAAGGCTGGCAGCTGCGGGTCGAACTGCCGGGCGTCGCCCCCGCCGCGGTGCAGCTGGCCTGCGCCGGGGGGCGGCTGCTGCTGCTGACGTCCGGCCCCTGCCCCTTCGCCGCCGAGATCCCGCTGCCCGCCGCCGCCGCGCCGGACAGCCTGCGCTGGCATTGCGCGCATGGCCTGCTGGAGGCGGCGCTGGCCCGGCGCGGCGCCGAGGAACTGCCATGA
- a CDS encoding response regulator codes for MTDPPGPAVLVVDDETQIHRFLGPALTAAGYAPLRAETGAEALRLAATAAPAAVLLDLGLPDLDGKTVLERLRGFSDAPVLVVSAREREAEKVAALDAGADDYVEKPFALAELLARLRAALRRAGQARAAETLLSVGPLRIDLAQRVARLEDGERLKLTPREWSLLVALARGGAGRVTTHRQLLEAVWGPAHAEDAQYLRVYIGHLRQKLGPAGALIRTEPGIGYRLGEPD; via the coding sequence ATGACCGACCCCCCTGGCCCCGCCGTGCTGGTGGTGGATGACGAGACGCAGATCCACCGCTTCCTGGGGCCGGCTCTGACCGCCGCCGGCTATGCCCCGCTGCGCGCCGAGACGGGGGCGGAGGCGCTGCGCCTGGCGGCCACCGCCGCGCCCGCCGCCGTGCTGCTCGATCTCGGCCTGCCGGATCTCGACGGCAAGACGGTGCTGGAGCGGCTGCGCGGCTTCAGCGACGCGCCGGTGCTGGTGGTCTCGGCGCGCGAGCGGGAGGCGGAGAAGGTCGCGGCCCTCGATGCCGGCGCCGATGACTATGTCGAAAAGCCCTTCGCCCTGGCGGAGCTGCTGGCGCGGCTGCGCGCCGCCCTGCGCCGCGCCGGCCAGGCCCGCGCCGCCGAGACGCTTCTTTCCGTTGGCCCGCTGCGCATCGACCTGGCGCAGCGCGTGGCGCGGCTGGAGGATGGCGAGCGGCTGAAGCTGACGCCACGCGAATGGTCGCTGCTGGTGGCGCTGGCGCGCGGCGGCGCCGGGCGCGTCACCACCCACCGGCAATTGCTGGAGGCGGTCTGGGGCCCGGCCCATGCCGAGGATGCGCAATATCTGCGGGTCTATATCGGCCATCTGCGCCAGAAGCTCGGCCCGGCCGGGGCGCTGATCCGCACCGAGCCCGGCATCGGCTACCGGCTGGGCGAGCCGGACTGA
- a CDS encoding sensor histidine kinase KdpD, with protein MSDPAPRPDPDALLALARREGRGRLKVFLGAAPGVGKTWEMLAEARRRQAGGAELLVGLVETHGRAETAAQLSGLPLLPRARLAHRGQVLEEFDLDAALAARPQILLLDELAHSNAPGSRHPKRWQDVEELREAGIEVWTTMNVQHLESLSDAVARITGVRVAETVPDAVLAGADAVELIDIPPGELLERLRQGKIYRAEQVPRALRGFFREGNLAALRELALRRTAERVDADVTSYMRANAIAGPWPSGERVLALVGADPAAESVVRHASRIAEALRAPLLALHVERPTAPGDPGRVAAALRLAESLGAEVETIVATNLPAAILAAARARNAGHLVIGRGRPPAWRRLSGRTLSAALLRRGGDFALHLVPDPALPRPAPPAPSPALPRWLGWAAAPLLVAGASLVASLLDGDVPEGVLGMIYLPALIGTAVIGGALPGLLAAALSFLSWNYLFLPPRYTLAIAGPQDVVGAVVFALVALLLAGTTGGLGRSVRAAQARLLGLRRLVEFSRRLGATSERGDLLEAVAREAERLTHGPVCVLMPLPPAPGETMPEPVPRAAVPLQAVPDEAGMAAARWALAHGRPTGRGTDTLPAGTDWQFRPMRTARATAGLLGLKPEHGLPDAETDRALDALLDQAAVALERLELMEERARAAARAESESLRSALLTSLGHDLKTPLTSVRGAIGTLRVAGAALSPEQRDDLLATAEEEAERLSRWIANILDIVRIENGEVRVRAEPVDLAEAAEAAARRITRASGRAIAVEAGERLRLARLDPLLLDQVLGNLLDNAVKFSGPGGRVVLRLWRDGAEMAIAVEDDGPGIPPADLNRIFDPFFRASRTDRVAAGSGLGLAISRGLVQAMGGRIAAESPLAAGRGTRITARFPA; from the coding sequence ATGAGCGACCCCGCCCCGCGCCCCGATCCCGACGCCCTTCTCGCCCTCGCCCGGCGGGAGGGGCGCGGCCGGCTGAAGGTCTTCCTGGGCGCCGCCCCCGGCGTCGGCAAGACCTGGGAGATGCTGGCCGAGGCAAGGCGCCGCCAGGCCGGCGGCGCCGAGCTGCTGGTCGGGCTGGTGGAGACGCATGGAAGGGCGGAGACGGCGGCGCAGCTTTCCGGCCTGCCGCTGCTGCCCCGCGCGCGCCTGGCCCATCGCGGCCAGGTGCTGGAGGAATTCGACCTCGACGCGGCGCTGGCCGCCCGGCCGCAGATCCTGCTGCTGGACGAGCTGGCGCACAGCAACGCGCCCGGCAGCCGCCACCCCAAGCGCTGGCAGGATGTCGAGGAGCTGCGCGAGGCCGGCATCGAGGTCTGGACGACGATGAATGTCCAGCACCTGGAAAGCCTCTCCGACGCGGTCGCCCGCATCACCGGGGTGCGGGTGGCCGAGACGGTGCCGGATGCGGTGCTGGCCGGCGCGGACGCCGTCGAGCTGATCGACATCCCCCCCGGCGAGCTGCTGGAGCGGCTGCGCCAGGGAAAAATCTACCGCGCCGAGCAGGTGCCGCGGGCGCTGCGCGGCTTCTTCCGCGAGGGCAATCTGGCGGCGTTGCGCGAGCTGGCGCTGCGCCGCACCGCCGAGCGCGTCGATGCCGACGTCACCTCCTATATGCGCGCCAATGCCATCGCGGGACCCTGGCCCTCGGGCGAGCGGGTGCTGGCGCTGGTCGGCGCCGACCCGGCCGCCGAGAGCGTGGTGCGCCATGCCAGCCGCATCGCCGAGGCGCTGCGCGCGCCCCTGCTGGCGCTGCATGTCGAGCGCCCGACCGCCCCCGGCGATCCCGGCCGCGTCGCCGCCGCCCTGCGCCTGGCCGAGAGCCTGGGGGCGGAGGTGGAGACCATCGTCGCCACCAACCTGCCCGCCGCCATCCTGGCCGCGGCGCGGGCCCGCAATGCCGGGCATCTGGTGATCGGCCGCGGCCGGCCGCCGGCCTGGCGGCGGCTCTCCGGCCGCACCCTCTCGGCCGCGCTGCTGCGGCGCGGCGGCGATTTCGCCCTGCATCTGGTGCCCGACCCGGCCCTGCCGCGCCCGGCGCCCCCCGCCCCCTCCCCTGCCCTGCCGCGCTGGCTGGGCTGGGCGGCGGCGCCGCTGCTGGTGGCCGGCGCCTCGCTGGTGGCCAGCCTGCTGGATGGCGATGTGCCGGAGGGTGTGCTCGGCATGATCTACCTGCCGGCGCTGATCGGCACGGCGGTGATCGGCGGCGCGCTGCCCGGGCTGCTGGCGGCGGCGCTGTCCTTCCTGTCCTGGAACTATTTGTTCCTGCCGCCGCGCTACACCCTGGCCATCGCCGGGCCGCAGGATGTGGTGGGCGCCGTGGTCTTCGCGCTGGTGGCGCTGCTGCTGGCCGGCACCACCGGCGGGCTCGGCCGCTCGGTGCGCGCCGCCCAGGCGCGGCTGCTGGGGCTGCGGCGGCTGGTGGAGTTCAGCCGCCGCCTCGGCGCCACCAGCGAGCGCGGCGATCTGCTGGAGGCCGTGGCGCGCGAGGCGGAGCGGCTGACGCATGGCCCGGTCTGCGTGCTGATGCCCCTCCCCCCCGCCCCGGGCGAGACCATGCCGGAACCCGTCCCCCGCGCCGCCGTGCCGCTGCAGGCGGTGCCGGACGAGGCCGGCATGGCGGCGGCGCGCTGGGCGCTGGCGCATGGCCGGCCGACCGGGCGCGGCACCGACACCCTGCCGGCCGGCACCGATTGGCAGTTCCGCCCGATGCGCACGGCGCGCGCGACCGCCGGCCTGCTCGGCCTGAAGCCCGAGCACGGCCTGCCCGATGCCGAGACCGACCGCGCGCTCGACGCGCTGCTCGACCAGGCCGCCGTGGCGCTGGAGCGGCTGGAGCTGATGGAGGAGCGCGCCCGCGCCGCCGCCCGCGCCGAGAGCGAGAGCCTGCGCAGCGCGCTGCTGACCTCGCTCGGCCACGATCTGAAGACGCCGCTGACCTCGGTGCGGGGGGCGATCGGCACGCTGCGGGTCGCCGGCGCCGCGCTCAGCCCGGAGCAGCGCGACGATCTGCTGGCCACCGCCGAGGAGGAGGCGGAGCGGCTGTCGCGCTGGATCGCCAACATCCTCGACATCGTGCGCATCGAGAATGGCGAGGTGCGGGTGCGCGCCGAGCCGGTCGACCTGGCCGAGGCGGCGGAGGCCGCGGCGCGCCGCATCACCCGCGCCAGCGGCCGCGCCATCGCGGTCGAGGCGGGCGAGCGGCTGCGCCTGGCGCGGCTGGACCCGCTGCTGCTCGACCAGGTGCTGGGCAATCTGCTGGACAATGCGGTGAAATTCTCCGGGCCCGGGGGCCGCGTCGTGCTGCGCCTGTGGCGCGACGGGGCCGAGATGGCGATCGCCGTCGAGGATGACGGGCCGGGCATCCCGCCCGCCGATCTCAACCGCATCTTCGACCCCTTCTTCCGCGCCAGCCGCACCGACCGGGTGGCCGCCGGCAGCGGGCTGGGCCTTGCCATCAGCCGCGGCCTGGTCCAGGCCATGGGCGGGCGCATCGCCGCGGAAAGCCCGCTGGCGGCGGGGCGCGGCACCCGCATCACCGCAAGGTTCCCGGCATGA